From one Triticum aestivum cultivar Chinese Spring chromosome 4B, IWGSC CS RefSeq v2.1, whole genome shotgun sequence genomic stretch:
- the LOC123090856 gene encoding DNA-directed RNA polymerase I subunit RPA12, with product MAFWQARDFLFCGVCGTLLDFNSHRYASCPLCGFKRKAKEIEGKETRYAVTAEDIRRELKIKPFVVLESAPNMDIVVQRSLTERACPECNHHELEYYTKQLRSADEGQTIFYECPECGHAFNENT from the exons atggctttcTGGCAGGCGCGCGACTTCCTGTTCTGCGGCGTGTGCGGCACCCTCCTCGACTTCAACTCCCACCGCTACGCCTCCTGCCCTCTCTGCGGCTTCAAGCGCAAGGCCAAAG AGATCGAAGGGAAAGAAACTCGCTACGCGGTCACCGCGGAG GATATTAGAAGAGAGCTAAAGATAAAACCGTTTGTGGTTCTTGAATCGGCGCCGAATATGGACATAGTCGTGCAAAGATCCCTG ACAGAGCGAGCCTGTCCAGAATGCAACCATCATGAACTCGAATATTACACCAAGCAG CTTCGGTCGGCGGATGAGGGGCAGACTATCTTCTACGAGTGCCCGGAGTGCGGCCACGCATTCAACGAGAATACCTAA